One Nicotiana tomentosiformis chromosome 1, ASM39032v3, whole genome shotgun sequence genomic window, atatacaaaaacataaagaaaacggactcaatccctgaagaaggttgtcacgccatccatcgttgggaagagccacccggttcacacaacatccacctttggaaagaaccatggcatcaagaaaaccaaaggcttattgttcacacaaaacgtaaaatgaagctaacaacttaaaaagaagctactaaagtaaataagaagctatgctACTAAGGAAAAACAATGAAAGtagttatgaagtaaactacggaaagtaaactgaatatgtacaaaatgaaGTAAAGCGAATATATACACAAGGGGAATGAATATATACGTCGAATggtaagaatatatacataccaaaagagAAAATAGAGATCAATaacgataaaaataaagataaagaaaaatagtataattgttattacataccaaatgtcatcaaatcaaaatggaccaccccccaaatgaaaaatagcattgtcctcaatgctcatAACAAATAAGAACATGAAAAAGGGGTAGAGAgtagagaaaactccctatgtggtctctatCTGCATCGGGTCCTCAACACCGTCTgtatcctctaactggatctccacatcCTCTAACTGGGGGACTACGGGGTTGCTAAGCATCTTAATCAGCTCCGCAGCAGTGTGTGTAGTGGTAGCCGGCTCCTCACACTGGCCGGCTGCTGCATCTGATGCCTCGGGCACTGCTGCATGTGCTGTTGGGACTGTCTCCTCCATGAGAAGGTCTAGTGGAATATCTCCAGCACAAGCAATCCTCTCAACCTCTTTGCTCAACTTCTCCACCGATTCCTTAGATGCATGAGTCTTacgcatcttcttcacctgcttccccAAATCCTTGATAATCCTCCCATGTGTATCAAGAGTCTCCCGGATCTTCTTCTGGTCATCCAGAATCTTTTtatggttgtccagaatcttcttcaaagagtcctctactgatggaggtacctgaagcttTGATGGGGCTGAAGACCGTGCTGCCATTGCATTGGATATGACAGTCAGCTTTgtggtagctgcctgcatccactTGTTGAGACTGGATAGTGTCTATGAAACCTGCAGTGCAGTCTGAGGGTAGGTAGAAGATGTGGGAATTGACAATGGCACTGATAGGGAAGGTCCGGGGTAAGGAGGAGGCATGACAACTGCTCCGGCAGAAGTACCGGCTGTTGTGGAGAGCTCGGCAACTGACCCGGTGGACACTACCCCTGGCTCTTTAAATTGGCTAGTGGATGTAGTGGCTTTACCCTTGAATTTAGGGTTGTCCGTTCCCgggaggtggtaccatgagaaagggtTTTTAGCCTTCACCTCCACATCAAAATGTCTCGGCTCTACCCCTTGGTCTTGGAAATACTTTGTGAGGAAGTTGGGGGTAGGGATACGATCTTTCTACTTTCTTGATTGCATTGGAGATGTTGTAGGACATCAAGTTTCCTACATTAATAGGATAGCCTGCCATGATAGAATCTACCAATATTGCCCCGGGGGAGTGGAAGGACATTCTCATGCTGGCACGGGTCAAGACGGCTGCACACAAATGTtgcccacccttttgcttcaaagttaagggtggCTCTGACAATTTGAACTCCTGCTGTGAGCCATGCAGGTATTGTCCTCGGAATAGCAactatctcagctagccatgggcaaACTGCATCACCCAAGGCTAGCTTCTCCAGGTATTGCACTGCCTCGACATCCTTAAACCCTACATATATGTTCAGTGCGTGGCCATCAAATCGGATTTTCACGTTCCGGACCTTCGTCACCTTTCTACCCTTTTTGGTGTgggcaacattggcataaaattccctGACAAGGTATTCATTTGCATCATGCATCCGGcaggtgaaccatttccatcctttTCTCTCCGTAAATTGCTTTAGGACATTCAAATTGTGTTGGCTTAGGTCTTTGGTtatgaattgtcgctcaagaaTTAAGCATCGATTTGATAGCTTTGGCATGAATTTAACCCtagataaaaaataaaactacaacaaagaggaaagaaaataaaaggatgACATTAATTCATTGAAATTAACATACCAGTAATGAAATGTAGTAGGAAATCAACAATTGATGAAGATGGGATGATATTGAAAACAAGAAAGAGTACACTATGCTTGAGAGGTCAGAGTGTGTAAAGTGTGAATAGTCCCAAAAAGTCTTATTTATACTTTGGCCCACCgacttacctgagtgcggccacacagttttggtgcggtccgcactctttaccttttctaactTAGTAGGTGATTCAGTGACGCGGTCTGCATAAAAATTACTGCGGCCGTACAATCTGTGTTGTTCGCAAAATTTTGATCGCGACCGCGAATCCTTAAGGGATTTTGAtaggccaaacttcagagagttggcatttttcaTGTTTCAGCTGTgagaccgcacacagaattgtgcggctgcgaAGGGCTTGTGCGGCTGCATAATTCTAGCACGGTCCGCACTATTTCACCACTTGGCCAATTTTTGTCTTGTCAATTTTTCTGCACTGCACACCTAATTACTgcatacacttcacaaccagttagtccaaaacaatgcctaatctaacaagaaaatcaaaagaaagaaaaacacattggttgcctcccaagaagcgcttgatttaatgtcgcggcacgacgcatgttaccatcattcATTTGAAATGGAGCAATGCCACAACGTGGACATCATCGACCTTaccaaggtaatgtttcaaccgatgcccattgactctaaagatctcaccattcttatttttcaaatcaagagCACCAAAAGGAGTCACATGTACCACTTCAAAAGGACCAATCCACTTTGATTTAAGCTTTCCCAGAAACATCCGTAATCGAGAGTTGAATAAAAGAACAAGGTcaccttctttgaattctttgttccggatatacttatcatgtaggtacttcatcttgtccttatacaaggacgaactggAGTAAGCATGGAACCAGAACTCATCATGttcattcaattgctccaccCGAAGATTGGAAGCTGCATCTCACtcaaggttcaatttcttcaatgcccacatggccttatgctctaATTCTACCGGAAGGTGACATGCTTTCCCAAACACTAAtcgatacggagacataccaattggagtcttgtaagctgTTTTATAGGCCCAaaaagcatcatcaagtttcctTGATCAATCAGTCTGATTTACATTGACAGTCTAGGATAGAATACTCTTAATCTCCCTGTTGAAGACTTCAACCTGTCCATTTGCCTGGGGGTGATAGGGGGTTGACaccttgtgagtgacaccatacttagaGAGTAAAGAGTCAAAggatttgttgcaaaaatgtgaacccccatcactaatgatggcccttggGGTGTCGAACCTTGTGAATATGTTTTTCTTCAAGAAAGCTAACACACTCTAAGCTTCATTGTTGGGAAAAGCCATGGCTTCAACCCATCTGGACATGTAATCCACAGCAACCAATATATAGGTGTTCCCACATGAGCTCACAAACGGACCAATTAAATaaatgccccaaacatcaaaaatatcaatctccaggatggtggtgagaggcatctcatttttcttggagatcccaccggccctttgacattcatcacaacgcttaacGAGCTCGCTAGcatctttgtacaaggtaggccaatagaatccacaacttaggacctttgtagcagttctcgcccgaccatggtgaccaccatagggcgaAGAGTGGCAAGCTTGAAGAATAGCCAATTGTTCTTCTTTAGGTACACATCTTCGGATAACACCAGCAGtacaaattttgaagagatatggctcatTCCAATAGTAGTCCAGGCAGTCTCGTTTGAGcctcttcctttggtttgaggaGAACTCATTTGGAATAATGCCACTGACAAGATAATTGGCCACATCGGCAAACCATGGAatcccagtcatagaaatggaaaggagttgttcgtcaggaaatgaatcattgtTCTCAAgaccatcatgtggcctcccctcctcctccagtCGGGATatgtggtccgccacttgattctcactaccctTTTGGTTTTTAATCTCTAGATCAAattcttgcaatagaagcacccaccacatcaaccttgccttagagtctttcttgatcatcaaataatgaagtgccgcatggtcggtgtgaacaatcaccttcgTACCCATTAggtatgggcggaacttctccatagcaaagacaatggctaggagttctttctcgGTGACCGTATAGTTGACTTGAGCCTTgttcatggtcttgctagcatagtagaaTGGATGACAGATCTTATTAATTCGTTGCCCCAATACCGCACCAACCGCCacatcgcttgcatcacacatgagctcaaatggtaagctccaatttggcgcggtgataataggagtggtagtcaacttatacgtgagtagttcaaatgccttcatacaatcttcattgaaaaggaacttggcatctttctccaagagtttgcacaaggggtttaccaccttagaaaagtccttgatgaatcggctgtaaaaccccgcatgacctagaaagcttcTCACTCCCTTTACGGAATTAGGGGGATggagtttggatatcacttcaatatttgctttatcaacctcaataccattcttgtAAATCATGTGACCGAGGATAATACCCTCGTTGACCATAAAGTGACAATTCTCCCAATTCAGCACCAAGTTAGTTTCTTCATAACgcgccaataccttatccaagttatcTAAGAACTCTTCAAAAGAATCCCTCACGatagagaaatcatccatgaaaacctcgagaaagtcctccaccatatcggtgaagatggacATCATACACTGCTGAAAtgttgtcggtgcattgcataacccgaatggcatccgcgagaatgcgaaagtgccATACGGACAAGTCaaggtggtcttctcttggtcttcaggtgaAATAAGAATTTGGTTATATCCGaaatatccatccaagaagcaataataagcacgcccggctaacctatccaacatttgatcaagaaatggaagtggaaaatggtctttccgcgtaactttgttgagctttctATAATTCATGCACACTCTCCATCCGGTGACAGTTCTtatggggatcaattcatttttgtcatttgtgatcacagtcatgccccctttctttggggcACATTGCACCGgcgaggtccacgaactatcatAAATAGGGTAAACCACCccgacatctaaccacttgatgatctctttctttattacctcttgcatggcctcattcaatTGTCTTTGATGTTCCATAGAGGGTTTGTCATACTCCTCcaaaatgattttgtgcatgcaaaaggcggggcttataccccgaatatccgccaatgtcaaACCTATTACTTTCTTCCTCCTTTGAAGCACTGCAAGGGTggcatctacctgcacgttagttaagcacgaggaaagaataacaggtaaagtggaacaagggcctagaaactcatacctTAGGTGTGAAGGAAAAGGCTTTAACACCAatgtgggaggctcctcgattgagggctttgttggtggagtcttccgattttcgagatccaaggaaagtttccggGGCTTATAAGTATATGATCCCATTCCTTGTAAAGCATTGACACGTTCTACAAAGCCTTCTTTCTCATCCTTATCATGATTCCACAACACACTTTCCAAGGTGTCTTCCACATTTATCATAGCACTTGTGTCATAAACAATTACTTCGTCACAagatccacgaacgaacacacttcattgttATTTGGCTACCTCATTGATTTACGAACatggaacaccactttttcatcgcccacccaaAAGGTGAGCTCTCCAGCTTCCACATTAACTaaggccttccctgtagcaagaaaaggtctccccataatgattggcacctcatagtcaacctcacagtcaagtatcacaaaatctgcgggaaggatgaacttgtcCACCCTAaataacacatcatcaattatccccaattgccttttcattgtccgagccgccatttgcaacctcatggatgtgggtcttggttgcctaatCCCCAACGTTTTGAACATAGAATAGAgcatcaagttaatgcttgcccccaaatcacataaagctttggcaaaatcagcactcccaatagtgcacgggattgtgaaagcactggggtcttccaactttggagccatggagtgcaccatagaactcacttgatgtgtcattttgatcgtttcacagttcattgatctcttctttgttactaaatccttcatgaacttggcgtATCCCGGCATTTAttctaaggcttcaaccaacggcacatttatggacaaacttttcatcatatcaatgaatttattgaattgattctcattgttttgctttgtaagtctttgaggatatggaggaggaggccttggcattggtaccttagcctttggcactaccggttccggcatGTCAGTCACGTGCTCCCTAGACAGGTTGACTTCTTCTTacatctcctccacattttcatcaatatcagtccgcgcttcttcattagcttgaacatcatttcttggctcaccatcatcttgcaccaacacatcatcaTCCACATGTCTTCTCtggtttgaggtactagcaactccacctctcccacttcttgttgtcacggccattgcatgccccatattcccacctttcgggttcaccaccgtatcactaggtagtgcccctcTTTGGGAGAGTATTTAAATCTTGATAAATTttgccaagttgaacctccaagttacggatagaagtgttgtgggaggctaattgggcaCTGGAGTCGgcgtttttctccatcatttgcttaaacatgttttcaaCCCATCCTATTtcactattggaagaactaggacctcgCGACAGATATAGAGGCGGGtagtttggttgttgatacatcggggggcTCTGAAAGcctgacccccgatttccttgattgctattattccaacccccttaattattgttgttcccccaattgctttgattgttgccaccccaattaacTTGAGTatttcctccccaattgccttgattaccccaatttctttaattattgttgttgccaccactccaatttccttggtggccttggttgttctagtttccttgatttccttgtgatctccattgttgttgattaggagcattgcttctttgaccttgataattgttgacatactgaacctcttcatcttgctcatcatatgaatcatGTTGTTTATACCTACTACTACTTTGCTCAAACTGTTCCggatggttttgtacttgttgacctcgttgccgtctcttgtttaccatcatgttcaccccttccataGTATTCACCTGTTTCAacccttgaacctgttgaagctgagccttggccaattggttcatggtggtggtCAACTCTGCAATAGCTTGTCCATGATCATGTAGCTACTTGTGTAGGTTAATAACatttgggtcaccctgaggaacattggctctactttgccacgccgaagaggtgtccgccatctcatccaagatttcacaagcttcagaatAAGGCATGTTCATGATGTTACCCCCAGCGAGTTGATTTGCCACACACTAATTTGTTGTGCTGATTCCGCTGTAGAAGGTCTATTGGATCATGacctcggtcatatcattgttcgggcattctttgaccatggtgcgatatctttcccaaatatcgtgcaatggctcattgggctcttatttaaaagctaaaatttcatcccttagtgtagccatgtgccccggagagaagaatttggcaatgaacttctcggccaactcatcctAAGTATGGATGGAATGACTGGGCAATCTCTCTATccagtccaaagcctttccccgtagagaaaagggaaagagccttaaccgcagtgcatcctcggtgacatttgtttgcttgctcccctAACAAGTCTTGACGAAACACTTGAGATGCTTGTAGACATTTTggtgtggagctccggtgaagaaaccccgctgctcaagcagtgtaagcatcacattggtaatttggaagttgcccgccctaattcGGGGCAGGAgtattgcacttgcatagccgtcattcggcaacacccgatgCGCTGCTCTTGGTGGAGGCGATCGGTCTCGCCTGTTTACCGGAGGCTCGGGAtaaacctcatccacttgataGTCATATACCTCCTCCCCCAATGGTAAATTTCCGAGTGGCTCGTTGTTAAGGGCCATtttgtacctaaaagcaattcacaAAAAAAAATAGTGACtcgaaaggaaagaaagaaaaaacatacaaatacctagatatatagctaaatccgtttaactccccggcaatggcACTAAAAATTGATCAGcgccaaacctacaccacaatTGAGTAGCGAGGCGGTCAATGCAATAATAAAACCaacaaaggtcgggatcgaatccacaaggagttagaatatggaattaggtgtatatctaagttaattgcaagttttggctttaattgcacttccacaaatttCATTGGTTTTTCTATTTCTAAATTTATTCcaaagattgcaataattgaaactgaggacaatatttttgttgttgtttttaaaatgtttaaagagactagggtagtgacttctacctagctggatatctaacgggtagcaaaatctagggcaagcttgattagttgggattttaatatagctatcacacccaggtactcactctatacctctcggtagtttgagtgatttttcccaatttggcttcctcaagaccaaatgggtattgaTGCAAATCAAGTGATTTTAGCTTAAGTTGGGTGTTACCATCTCTAgtttcaaccctttaattggggctatcaatttcttgagttcaccccaattccttgttagcctagttttcctagacttagtccctctttctcaaatagagactaagtcataaaggcatgaatcaatatttgcaactattaattcttgagttctagcaataactaggctaaatatcactaacccattcacattcaagccctaaaatcaatTACCCATTAAATATCCACACCAGGGTTGTGTCACAACCCTAactatgggtttagctactcatggaaataacaaaaattaaagatgaaatgaagataaaatccatgatattaatttatggaatgaaaatctaatgttaagaagtgaatctaATACAAAATATCCAAAAACAGAAAAGTCATCCGTatacaaaacataacataacctaacataccctaaaaatgacaaaaagttctatttatactaagctgaaaatatcggacaaaaatgcccctgcagaGGTTGTGCGACCgcgtaattctgagtgcggccgcactcttgcttttgcggccgcataattctgatatgGTCCacgttcttctcttttggatctgggttgagATGAACTTTCCCGGACCGCGTAATTCTAAGAGCGGCCGCGTtccagattatgcggccgcattaAAGTGATGCGGTCCGCGTTCTTgagtttggcttgaaatcaaCACTCTGATTCTTTATCTTACAGACCACATAATTTCGATCGCGGCCGCACAAGGGacttctgtggtcgcataattctggtgcggtccgcacttctctcttttgctcaagttgtcaTCTCTCTGAATCTCAGTCATCGCGGTCCGTGTAATTTCAATTGCGGCCGCACTgggacttttgcggccgcacatttctggtgcGGTCCGTGCTCATCACTTAGCCCAAAATCACACTCTCTGGATCTCcctcttgcggaccgcataattttggtcACGATCGCATCATAGCTTTctcggccgcacaatatttgtgcggtccgcatttaaGACCTCCTTATCCAGCCTTGGTTTtttcaacttttgactcctttgtgagttgattttgattccttttgCTCATTTTGAAAAATTCCTGCAAGctagcatatttcattagtttccgggaataccttcaagcatttttggcctaaaacacaagtaaaagagagcaaataatagggtAAAATCTCTACTTATCATTACATTCCACAAACCGTATAATTCCTTACTCCTCTATACCTTTACCTCGCGAAttagtctccgaaagcctcgtatctagtcataatttatttgattcagtcaatacaaattattggaattaattccatatgaaaatactaaattttcaacATAATCCGAAATTTAACGCAAAAATCACCTGGGGCCCACGTCTCACAACccaaaaaagttacaaaatatgaactttcgttcaaccatgagtctaaccatacaaattttaccaaattctgacatcaactcgaccgccaaatcatcaaatcttatttccaaatccctaggtccaaattcccgatttacacctctaaaacatgtaatctagtcggattattcgatcataattcaatattatggagtataaatgatcacaagtaacttacctcaagtttcccgtgAATTGTCTCttaaaatcgccccaaaaacagtgcttgaaggcccaaaaatggcaaaactcggaaccccttcaAAATATATACtgtccaggggttccgcacctgcgactcacttagccgtTTCTGTGGTCCCGCAGATGCGATGTGGttacccaaaaatgtcatctttaatttaaacattcatttctgtgttttatgaagatgttgggagcttacctgctatgagttacgtatcacctgaatagttaATTTTAATGTCGTTCCTTTtctagaaatatattgcttatgaggccactattagtattgttttcatgttatgttacgttgattggattatgtatgtgttgttaggattggtttctgggattctctggcaggtggatatggccagttacaaaggaaactctggcgaaatttttgaaaattttgggagttagtaaaattcggAAAATTgaaatgtgcgaaagaagagataagttatgttatgtgtttggggcggactctacttctcattcgaggacaaataaCACGATGGATACCTattagatatgataataagtgtacgagacatattataagtgatatgggTTCTAAGGAAGGTCCTAAGTCTAagccaagttggaaaatttcataatagactaaagttccaactAAGTATACACAAGACCAAATTTTGGAcgagaatatctacatatatataaagtgttatgtgatggacaacctatcaaatgaaagatcttagaGTCTAGTTTTTAACGCTTAAAACCGtccgtcatttggacactcctacaaaaattatgaccaaattaccaaacacAAGAAGAATTTGTACTACCGCGCCGCCCCACGCAGCGCTCGGCGTGCTGCGCCTGTGAGAAATTCCAGAACGCTCCAAAATTTCATTTCCAGATACTTTTTGCAAAGCCTCTTTTTATGACCCGAACCCCATTTCATTTAACTCGATTGGGGTTCATTTTTGGGGCAATTTCtggtgttttagagagaagggagagtgatTCTAGATAGAGAAAATGGGAGAACTAAAGATTTCTCTACTCTTCCTTGAACCAAACCTTGAAATCGCATCAAATGGTTGCTAAGGCTTCAAataggtaagaatttctttccccaattcttcaatttcgaaatcgaactagaaatgggtaattattaacatgattcttggatgtgagagttttagttatacatgcttgtaccaataaggtttgtggaaagattgttgagttcaaatgggtaaagattgggttgaaaatggtagaaatcttcaaagactttaattgaggatttgaaaggccatccgatgtcggaattcgataatttttgtatggttgaactcgtatcggaacgggtgttcgaattttgtgagctTTTTCGGGATTCGaaatgtgggtcccactatcgattctgaaaataaatttcggactttaatccgaaaaattagtaatttcatatggaattaattcctacgattcgtgttgagtatattgaattgttttgtgaccagatttgaagctttcaacactaattcgcgaggcaaaggtttattggaatctttaaTTTGGTtagaaagcgaggtaagtatcgtggttaaccttgacttgagggaatagaacccttgaattatttgttacgtgaatttcatgtgtaacgatgtattgGCAAGGTGACgcgtgcctatactttgtcaaattaattgtttgcataattatttaaaaattataaattgttttaagacactaattaattattataataattgtatctatcatattccttgtccaatattagttcttgaattcatgcaataattgttacatgcttatttgatttatgtatcttaattgctacttgacatttagcatattaaatatgaaattgcctattttctccctgattttcaacaattaattgctacttgtcattacttgtttcctgaataaattataatcattgtatgctttgttgcctaataatttcttattaaatgtggtatttattggagtaattttatTACATTCGATAGTTGTTAATTTTATTGTGATGattcaaaaggtcatctttaaatttaataattatatctgtgttctgagacctcaaatagtactattcatcattcctcgacttgtgtgtacagtccgtataattttccgaaaagtttttatatgaaaaatagattaaaatgtgaaatagagctttaaaactcaattaaagttgactttggtcaacagtttttagcaaacggacccgaatcaatattttgacagttccggtaggtccgtatcatgttttgggacttgggcgtatgcttgaaatttaatttggagatccctagctcaagttatggccatttaacagaaactagaaatttaaaggctaaagatttcaaaACTTTGGCAACGGAAtcgactttttaatatcggggtcggaatccaattccgaaaattggaatagctccgttatgtcatttatgacttgtgtgctaaatgtgaagccattccggattcatttaacatgtttcgacacaagttttgtaaatggaaaagtttgaaactcttaAGTCCGAATCAatgtgtgaattgtaatttcgatgttatttgagacCCCAAGTAAGTCTCTATTATATtacaggactggttggtataattaAACGGGATCCCGAGTAGCTCGGTGAGCTTCGGGGTGcgttttgagcgagtctgggcGTTTCGGCTCTctaatgttgttctggaactttagaggaaaagtgtggaccgcacaattttgtgtgcagtagcacttgaaaatgtgcggaccacacattagAAAATCAGAATtttgtactatataaccgagggtttgggtattatttcacaatttggactttgggagctcggtttgtgacgattTTTTGTGGGTTTCAATAAATtctttggggtaagtgttccttatcctatattgattatattccatgattaaatactcatttatatcatgaatccgtgaatttatggaagaaaaattagttttttataaaatcttacaaaaatgtaAAATTTAGATTGGAAGGTCAattcgatgtcggaattcgataatttttgtatggttgaactcgtatcggaacgggtgttcggatttcataagtttttcgggatacgagacatgggtcccactattgatttttgagatgaattttggattttaatccgaaaaatttgttATTTCATACaaaattaattcctacaatttgtattgagtatattgaattgtttatgactagatttgaggatttcggacacaaaTTCGCGAGGAAAAGTTTACTGGAATCTATAATT contains:
- the LOC138906676 gene encoding uncharacterized protein; translated protein: MGVHIFATNPLTLYSLSMVSLTRKLDDAFWAYKTAYKTPIASNLRVEQLNEHDEFWFHAYSSSSLYKDKMKYLHDKYIRNKEFKEGDLVLLFNSRLRMFLGKLKSKWIGPFEVVHVTPFGALDLKNKNGEIFRVNGHRLKHYLGKVDDVHVVALLHFK